One genomic segment of Coffea arabica cultivar ET-39 chromosome 6e, Coffea Arabica ET-39 HiFi, whole genome shotgun sequence includes these proteins:
- the LOC113695813 gene encoding small ribosomal subunit protein eS4z, protein MARGLKKHLKRLNAPKHWMLDKLGGAFAPKPSSGPHKSRECLPLILILRNRLKYALTYREVISILMQRHILVDGKVRTDKTYPSGFMDVVSIPKTNENFRLLYDTKGRFRLHSIRDEEAKFKLCKVRSVQFGQKGIPYLNTYDGRTIRYPDPLIKANDTIKLDLENNKITDFIKFDVGNVVMVTGGRNRGRVGVIKNREKHKGSFETIHVQDATGHEFATRLGNVFIIGKGAKPWVSLPKGKGIKLSVIEEQRKRIAAQGATTA, encoded by the exons ATG GCTCGAGGTTTGAAGAAGCACTTGAAGAGGCTCAATGCCCCAAAACACTGGATGTTGGACAAGCTTGGTGGTGCTTTT GCACCGAAGCCCTCATCAGGGCCACACAAATCTAGGGAGTGCTTGCCTCTGATTCTCATTCTGCGTAACAGGCTGAAGTATGCCCTCACATATCGTGAAGTCATTTCTATCTTGATGCAACGCCATATTCTTGTTGATGGCAAAGTTAGGACTGACAAAACATACCCTTCTGGTTTCATGG ATGTTGTATCTATCCCGAAGACCAATGAGAATTTCCGTCTGCTATATGATACAAAGGGTCGATTCCGACTTCACTCCATCAGGGATGAGGAGGCAAAG TTTAAGCTGTGTAAGGTTCGATCAGTACAGTTTGGACAGAAGGGCATTCCATACCTGAATACCTATGATGGTCGTACCATTCGTTACCCAGACCCACTCATCAAGGCCAATGACACCATCAAACTTGACCTGGAGAACAACAAGATTACTGATTTCATCAAGTTCGATGTTGGGAATGTTGTCATGGTGACTGGGGGAAGGAACAGAGGTCGTGTTGGAGTGATCAAGAATAGAGAGAAACATAAGGGAAGCTTTGAGACCATCCATGTCCAAGATGCCACAGGTCACGAGTTTGCTACTCGTCTGGGTAATGTCTTCATCATTGGAAAAGGTGCAAAACCCTGGGTGTCTCTTCCAAAGGGCAAAGGTATCAAGTTGTCAGTTATAGAGGAACAAAGGAAGAGGATTGCTGCCCAGGGGGCTACTACTGCCTAA
- the LOC113692784 gene encoding uncharacterized protein produces MEDVVDEIQNTVSPDDKRSSLVGEPAAGIGAEQRVEQVRDEAEEIQGEKERPMGLINNSISTIGSVTGGDDEEKNGSGGLSGEERNIEEEKESGGPINHLISNLVSPILSPRVREFSNKRKADEFESESKQEDKRGDGLPSKSVEEFGGSSGGDGGILKGLISNIFHQDQDPGVIGGEERKVKDVNQGAEQVKSERGGGLVESLVSSLPTPLAEDAAPATDEASILIHSIVHE; encoded by the exons ATGGAGGATGTCGTGGATGAGATTCAGAATACAGTTTCCCCTGATGATAAGAGAAGCTCGTTAGTTGGTGAGCCGGCGGCTGGTATAGGAGCAGAGCAAAGAGTTGAACAAGTAAGGGACGAGGCTGAAGAAATACAAGGTGAAAAAGAGAGGCCGATGGGTCTCATTAACAACTCGATTTCTACCATAGGCTCTGTAACTGGAGGAGACGATGAGGAGAAGAATGGATCAGGTGGGTTATCTGGTGAAGAAAGGAATATAGAGGAAGAGAAAGAATCAGGTGGGCCCATAAATCATCTCATCTCCAACTTGGTTTCACCCATATTGAGCCCCAGGGTGAGAGAGTTTAGCAACAAGAGGAAAGCTGATGAGTTTGAATCTGAATCGAAACAAGAGGACAAAAGGGGTGATGGATTGCCTTCAAAATCAGTGGAGGAATTTGGTGGCAGCAGCGGTGGCGATGGAGGGATACTCAAGGGTTTGATTTCCAATATTTTCCATCAAGACCAAGACCCAGGCGTCATAGGAGGAGAAGAAAGGAAAGTTAAGGATGTTAATCAGGGTGCTGAGCAAGTGAAGTCAGAAAGAGGAGGTGGGCTCGTGGAAAGCCTGGTTTCAAGCTTGCCAACCCCTCTTGCAG AGGATGCAGCCCCGGCTACGGATGAGGCCTCCATTCTCATTCATTCCATTGTGCACGAATAA
- the LOC113692783 gene encoding protein TIC 56, chloroplastic-like codes for MASLNFDFNPFNGDNWFKKPINLVSLFENLNPFKPQASTPKFAALSFKPSPKKPKNEAANPGKYEQMLDQFYWECENLPDYRHTPEVERLLNEDPVFEKLENPTPEELAENAKRWEEFRASPVVQFLARAEEIANKINELELKENSTPYRKEDRKLWKAVPNVLGLDGRPMPRKAIKTKRESDDKFWDFARQFFFGLWRFRQRPYPPGRPIDVAQAIGYKRLERRYYDFIMRSSGWYYKDRLGRTRGPMELIQLKTAWGAGIIDKHTFIWGDDMDEWAPIGMVYGLERAIATWEVRFGAAATAALHKLQKGMPPWAPLKGHEQKTYKQLQEEAYESKRRDLAVLEANEGVWPGVRIPSHALFLWASGSELTSVLEADHMPNKFIPKDLRYQLAKVIPGLRPWEVLSVEQAMDQITYGGEWYREPLGSYTTGPPYIQEWNKDVRTLFDIFHNLSVQVYNKLERTIPGFSTVMERVQAESIEREEKRREKREAEKRAEKEKSFGRVEGDL; via the exons ATGGCCTCGCTCAACTTCGACTTTAACCCATTCAACGGCGACAACTGGTTCAAGAAACCCATCAATCTTGTCTCGCTCTTTGAAAACCTGAATCCCTTTAAACCCCAAGCCAGCACCCCAAAATTTGCAGCCTTATCTTTTAAGCCCTCTCCCAAAAAACCCAAAAATGAAGCCGCAAACCCCGGAAAATACGAGCAAATGCTAGACCAGTTCTACTGGGAGTGCGAGAATTTGCCGGATTATAGGCACACCCCTGAGGTTGAGAGGCTCCTAAATGAAGACCCCGTTTTTGAGAAGCTGGAAAACCCCACGCCCGAAGAGCTTGCGGAGAATGCCAAGCGGTGGGAAGAGTTTCGGGCCAGCCCGGTGGTCCAGTTCTTGGCCCGCGCTGAGGAAATTGCTAACAAAATCAACGAACTTGAGCTTAAAGAGAACTCCACCCCTTACAGAAAGGAAGACAGGAAACTGTGGAAG GCAGTCCCTAATGTACTTGGATTGGATGGGAGGCCAATGCCTAGGAAAGCAATCAAGACAAAGAGGGAATCTGATGATAAATTTTGGGATTTCGCTAGGCAGTTCTTCTTTGGTCTCTGGCGTTTCCGTCAAAGGCCATATCCACCAGGGAGACCGATTGATGTTGCTCAAGCTATCGGATACAAGAGGCTTGAAAGACGCTATTATGACT TTATCATGAGAAGTAGTGGTTGGTACTACAAGGATAGATTAGGCCGAACAAGAGGGCCTATGGAGTTGATCCAGCTTAAGACTGCATGGGGGGCTGGAATTATTGACAAACACACCTTCATTTGGGGCGATGACATGGATGAATGGGCACCAATTGGCATGGTTTATGGTCTTGAACGAGCAATTGCCACTTGGGAAG TTAGATTTGGTGCTGCTGCAACAGCTGCCCTTCACAAGTTACAAAAAGGCATGCCCCCTTGGGCACCTCTGAAGGGGCATGAACAAAAAACATACAAGCAGCTCCAAGAAGAAGCTTATGAAAGCAAAAGACGTGATTTAGCTGTGCTGGAAGCTAATGAAGGTGTTTGGCCTGGTGTAAGGATACCTAGTCATGCCTTGTTTCTATGGGCTAGTGGCTCTGAGCTGACGTCAGTTTTGGAAGCTGACCACATGCCCAATAAGTTTATCCCCAAGGATCTCAG GTATCAATTAGCAAAAGTAATTCCTGGGTTGAGACCATGGGAGGTTCTTAGTGTTGAGCAAGCCATGGATCAGATTACATATGGTGGGGAGTGGTACCGTGAACCTCTTGGTTCATACACAACTGGCCCCCCATACATTCAAGAGTGGAACAAGGATGTCAGG ACGCTATTTGACATTTTCCACAACCTTAGTGTCCAAGTGTACAACAAGCTGGAGAGGACAATTCCAGGTTTTAGTACTGTTATGGAGAGAGTTCAAGCAGAATCTATcgaaagagaggagaaaaggaGGGAGAAGAGAGAAGCAGAGAAGAGGGCTGAGAAAGAAAAGTCATTTGGTCGAGTAGAAGGAGACCTGTAG
- the LOC113695449 gene encoding gamma-interferon-responsive lysosomal thiol protein-like isoform X2 encodes MASQKRTFGFVIFASLFIVLAVNQSAAAVAASPPLDQGSRSSSITFRGGRIRNSSVAAASGYPDEEEDDDDVVVLSLYYESLCPYCANFIVNQLVKVFQTDLASIVQLRLVPWGNTQITPNNAWVCQHGPDECKLNMVEACAIYAWPNPIIYCIEQLRLNNRWQSCFPTLGLTSTPISNCLSTGLAVKLERGYADETARLNPPHRFVPWVLVNNLPLREDYQNFVSYICKAYRGRLTPQACKSYKLEVNSANMVNPIQACFPENATSGIQFDPSLEQPGTYN; translated from the exons ATGGCATCTCAGAAACGAACATTCGGATTTGTTATCTTTGCAAGTCTCTTCATTGTTTTGGCGGTCAATCAATCCGCTGCTGCTGTAGCAGCTTCCCCGCCTTTAGATCAGGGTAGCAGAAGTAGCAGCATTACTTTCCGCGGCGGAAGGATCAGGAATTCTTCTGTAGCGGCCGCCAGTGGCTATcctgatgaagaagaagatgatgatgacgTCGTGGTGCTGTCCCTGTACTACGAGTCTCTGTGCCCATACTGCGCAAACTTTATAGTGAATCAACTGGTGAAGGTGTTTCAAACAGATCTCGCCTCCATCGTTCAACTCAGGCTTGTCCCTTGGGGTAACACCCAAATTACACCAAATAACGCATGGGTTTGCCAG CACGGTCCCGATGAATGTAAACTCAACATGGTGGAAGCCTGTGCTATCTACGCTTGGCCTAATCCG ATTATATATTGCATAGAGCAGCTGCGGTTAAACAACAGATGGCAATCTTGTTTTCCGACGCTGGGACTGACTTCGACGCCTATTTCGAATTGTCTCAGCACAGGACTGGCAGTTAAG CTTGAACGAGGGTATGCTGATGAAACTGCTCGTCTTAATCCCCCTCACAGATTCGTGCCATGGGTGCTTGTGAATAATTTACCCCTTCGAGAA GACTACCAGAATTTCGTGTCCTACATCTGCAAAGCTTACCGGGGTAGACTGACGCCCCAAGCCTGCAAATCATACAAGCTGGAGGTCAACTCGGCTAATATGGTGAATCCCATCCAGGCATGCTTTCCAGAGAATGCTACAAGCGGGATACAATTCGATCCTTCACTTGAACAGCCAGGAACATACAATTAA
- the LOC113695449 gene encoding gamma-interferon-responsive lysosomal thiol protein-like isoform X3 → MASQKRTFGFVIFASLFIVLAVNQSAAAVAASPPLDQGSRSSSITFRGGRIRNSSVAAASGYPDEEEDDDDVVVLSLYYESLCPYCANFIVNQLVKVFQTDLASIVQLRLVPWGNTQITPNNAWVCQHGPDECKLNMVEACAIYAWPNPLERGYADETARLNPPHRFVPWVLVNNLPLREDYQNFVSYICKAYRGRLTPQACKSYKLEVNSANMVNPIQACFPENATSGIQFDPSLEQPGTYN, encoded by the exons ATGGCATCTCAGAAACGAACATTCGGATTTGTTATCTTTGCAAGTCTCTTCATTGTTTTGGCGGTCAATCAATCCGCTGCTGCTGTAGCAGCTTCCCCGCCTTTAGATCAGGGTAGCAGAAGTAGCAGCATTACTTTCCGCGGCGGAAGGATCAGGAATTCTTCTGTAGCGGCCGCCAGTGGCTATcctgatgaagaagaagatgatgatgacgTCGTGGTGCTGTCCCTGTACTACGAGTCTCTGTGCCCATACTGCGCAAACTTTATAGTGAATCAACTGGTGAAGGTGTTTCAAACAGATCTCGCCTCCATCGTTCAACTCAGGCTTGTCCCTTGGGGTAACACCCAAATTACACCAAATAACGCATGGGTTTGCCAG CACGGTCCCGATGAATGTAAACTCAACATGGTGGAAGCCTGTGCTATCTACGCTTGGCCTAATCCG CTTGAACGAGGGTATGCTGATGAAACTGCTCGTCTTAATCCCCCTCACAGATTCGTGCCATGGGTGCTTGTGAATAATTTACCCCTTCGAGAA GACTACCAGAATTTCGTGTCCTACATCTGCAAAGCTTACCGGGGTAGACTGACGCCCCAAGCCTGCAAATCATACAAGCTGGAGGTCAACTCGGCTAATATGGTGAATCCCATCCAGGCATGCTTTCCAGAGAATGCTACAAGCGGGATACAATTCGATCCTTCACTTGAACAGCCAGGAACATACAATTAA
- the LOC113695449 gene encoding gamma-interferon-responsive lysosomal thiol protein-like isoform X1: MASQKRTFGFVIFASLFIVLAVNQSAAAVAASPPLDQGSRSSSITFRGGRIRNSSVAAASGYPDEEEDDDDVVVLSLYYESLCPYCANFIVNQLVKVFQTDLASIVQLRLVPWGNTQITPNNAWVCQHGPDECKLNMVEACAIYAWPNPRTHYQIIYCIEQLRLNNRWQSCFPTLGLTSTPISNCLSTGLAVKLERGYADETARLNPPHRFVPWVLVNNLPLREDYQNFVSYICKAYRGRLTPQACKSYKLEVNSANMVNPIQACFPENATSGIQFDPSLEQPGTYN, from the exons ATGGCATCTCAGAAACGAACATTCGGATTTGTTATCTTTGCAAGTCTCTTCATTGTTTTGGCGGTCAATCAATCCGCTGCTGCTGTAGCAGCTTCCCCGCCTTTAGATCAGGGTAGCAGAAGTAGCAGCATTACTTTCCGCGGCGGAAGGATCAGGAATTCTTCTGTAGCGGCCGCCAGTGGCTATcctgatgaagaagaagatgatgatgacgTCGTGGTGCTGTCCCTGTACTACGAGTCTCTGTGCCCATACTGCGCAAACTTTATAGTGAATCAACTGGTGAAGGTGTTTCAAACAGATCTCGCCTCCATCGTTCAACTCAGGCTTGTCCCTTGGGGTAACACCCAAATTACACCAAATAACGCATGGGTTTGCCAG CACGGTCCCGATGAATGTAAACTCAACATGGTGGAAGCCTGTGCTATCTACGCTTGGCCTAATCCG AGAACGCATTACCAGATTATATATTGCATAGAGCAGCTGCGGTTAAACAACAGATGGCAATCTTGTTTTCCGACGCTGGGACTGACTTCGACGCCTATTTCGAATTGTCTCAGCACAGGACTGGCAGTTAAG CTTGAACGAGGGTATGCTGATGAAACTGCTCGTCTTAATCCCCCTCACAGATTCGTGCCATGGGTGCTTGTGAATAATTTACCCCTTCGAGAA GACTACCAGAATTTCGTGTCCTACATCTGCAAAGCTTACCGGGGTAGACTGACGCCCCAAGCCTGCAAATCATACAAGCTGGAGGTCAACTCGGCTAATATGGTGAATCCCATCCAGGCATGCTTTCCAGAGAATGCTACAAGCGGGATACAATTCGATCCTTCACTTGAACAGCCAGGAACATACAATTAA